The following proteins are co-located in the Candidatus Woesearchaeota archaeon genome:
- a CDS encoding GNAT family N-acetyltransferase, translating into MASYDRYKDGSFYCWMTGVKPEYRGKGVLKLMMDHLMKWAKKEGYKSIKIKTRNNRREMLAYLVKYGWNILEIDDRGSVEENRIISEKEI; encoded by the coding sequence ATGGCATCATATGACCGGTACAAGGATGGAAGCTTCTATTGCTGGATGACAGGGGTCAAGCCAGAATATCGCGGCAAGGGCGTTCTAAAACTGATGATGGACCATCTGATGAAGTGGGCAAAGAAAGAGGGTTATAAAAGTATCAAGATAAAGACCAGGAACAATAGGAGAGAGATGCTTGCTTATCTTGTCAAGTACGGATGGAATATCCTGGAGATAGATGACAGGGGTTCAGTTGAAGAAAACAGGATAATATCAGAAAAGGAAATATGA
- a CDS encoding transcription initiation factor IIB, protein MAYVKKCPECGGINLFWNKEKGEVICKDCGLVIEDKMVDFTQEWREFDSDQGQARRRTGAPMTYTQFDQGLGTEVGQKADLYKLGGKSKNKFFRLRKWQYRISTAIERNLKLALAELKRVSSFLKLPKSVEEEAARIYTLAVQRGLVRGRSMESVVAGALYAACRRHDVPRTLDELSEASSIEKKEIGRTYRFITRELGIAILPSNPADYIARFASSLKLSAETQSKAVEILDKAQKAELTSGRGPTGIAAAALYVSALIHGEKRTQREVADVAGVTEVTIRNRYKELLEKLDLEKDIKKTKKKKKPDEE, encoded by the coding sequence AACCTTTTCTGGAACAAGGAGAAGGGAGAGGTCATTTGCAAAGACTGCGGTCTAGTCATCGAAGACAAGATGGTGGACTTCACCCAGGAATGGAGAGAGTTTGATTCTGATCAGGGGCAGGCCAGGAGAAGGACTGGTGCTCCTATGACTTATACTCAGTTCGACCAGGGATTGGGCACTGAAGTCGGCCAGAAGGCTGACCTGTACAAGCTCGGCGGAAAATCAAAGAACAAGTTCTTCAGGCTCAGGAAATGGCAGTACAGGATAAGCACTGCTATCGAGAGGAATCTCAAGCTCGCATTGGCAGAGCTGAAGAGGGTCTCATCTTTCCTGAAGCTCCCGAAATCTGTAGAGGAAGAAGCAGCCAGGATATATACTTTGGCAGTCCAGAGAGGCCTTGTCAGAGGCCGTTCAATGGAATCTGTGGTTGCAGGGGCCTTGTATGCTGCTTGCAGGCGTCATGATGTGCCTAGGACACTAGACGAGCTCAGCGAGGCTTCCAGCATCGAGAAGAAGGAAATAGGAAGGACATACAGGTTCATAACAAGAGAGCTTGGTATTGCAATCCTTCCAAGCAATCCTGCAGATTACATTGCGAGGTTCGCATCTTCATTGAAGCTCAGTGCAGAGACCCAGTCAAAGGCAGTCGAGATCCTTGATAAGGCTCAGAAAGCTGAGCTGACAAGCGGAAGAGGCCCGACTGGCATTGCAGCAGCTGCATTGTACGTCAGCGCTCTCATCCACGGCGAGAAGAGGACCCAGAGGGAAGTCGCTGATGTTGCGGGTGTGACTGAGGTCACTATCAGGAACAGGTATAAAGAGCTTCTTGAGAAGCTTGATCTTGAGAAGGATATCAAGAAGACCAAGAAGAAGAAAAAGCCCGACGAAGAATAA